The genomic DNA ATGGCGCGAAGGCCGATGCCCTCCTTGACGTAGTCCATCTCGTAGAGGTGCTCCTGCCACTTCTGGCCGAGCACGGTGAGGACGGCGCGGCGCTCGAGGTCTCGCATCTGCTCCGAGCCGAACTGCTCCTCCCGATCCCGGTAGGCGATCCGCGCGTCGGAGAGGAGCTCCGTGAGGAGGAGCTCACGCGTCACCCGGCGGCGGCTGCCGGCCTCCGCCTCGATCTCGCCGATCGAGAGCGAGACGGGGTAAATCTGCTTGAGGTCCCGCCACAGGCCCTCGAGGTCCCAGTTCTCGGCGGCGCCGTCCACCGTGGCCGCCTTGACGAGCGATGAGACGGAGTCCTCGAGGAACTCCTGCGTCTTGGCCTGCAGGTCTGTGCCCTCGAGGACGCGGCGGCGGTCCGCGTAGATGGACTCGCGCTGGCGGTTGAGGACGTCGTCGTACTTGAGGACGTTCTTGCGCTGCTCGGCGTTGCGGCCCTCGACGGCGCGCTGGGCGGACTCGATGGCGCGGGAGACGAACTTGTTCTCGATCGCCTGGTCGTCCGGGAAGCTCCCGGAGGACATGAGGCGCTCGGCGGCGCCGGAGTTGAAGAGCCGCATGAGGTCGTCGGACATCGAGAGGTAGAAGCGGGACTCGCCCGGGTCGCCCTGGCGGCCGGCGCGGCCGCGCAGCTGGTTGTCGATCCGGCGGGACTCGTGGCGCTCGGTGCCCAGCACGTAGAGCCCACCGAGCTTGCGGACCTCCTCGCGCTCCGCCTGCACGGCCTTCTCGGCGGCCTCGAGGACGGCGGGCCATGCGGCCTCGTACGCCTCGGCGTCCCGCTCCGGGTCGAGGCCGCGGGCCTCCATCTCGGCGACCGCGTTGAACTCGGCGTTGCCGCCCAGCATGATGTCGGTGCCGCGGCCGGCCATGTTCGTGGCCACGGTGACGGCGCCCTTGCGGCCCGCCTGGGCCACGATCGCGGCCTCTCGCGCGTGGTTCTTCGCGTTGAGGACCTCGTGGCGAATGCCCCGCTTGCGCAGGAGCATCGAGAGGGCCTCGGACTTCTCCACGCTCGTCGTGCCGACGAGCACGGGCTGGCCCTTCTCGTGGCGCTCGGCGATGTCCTCGACGACCGCAAGGAACTTGGCCTTCTGGTTCTTGTAGATGAGGTCGTTCTTGTCCTGGCGGGCCAGGGGCTTGTTCGTCTCGATGGCCACGACGCCGAGCTTGTACGTGGACATGAACTCCCCCGCCTCCGTCTCGGCGGTGCCGGTCATGCCGGCGAGCTTGGTGTACATGCGGAAGTAGTTCTGCAGCGTCACCGTGGCGAGCGTCTGGTTCTCGGCCTGGATCTCCACGCCCTCCTTGGCCTCGATGGCCTGGTGGACGCCCTCGTTGTAGCGGCGCCCTGCGAGGATGCGGCCCGTGTGCTCGTCGACGATGCGGACCTCGCCCTCGGAGACGACGTAGTCCTTGTCCCGGTGGAAGAGCTCCTTGGCCTTGATCGCGTTGTTGAGGTAGCCGATGAGCGGCGTGTTGTCCGTCTCGTAGAGGTTCTCGATGCCGAGGCGGTCCTCGACCTTGTCGATGCCCGGCTCGAGGACCGAGACCGTGCGCTTCTTCTCGTCCCACTCGTAGTCCGTGCCCGAGGTGAGGCCCTCGGCGATCCGCGCGAACTCCTTGTACCAGCGATTGACGTTGCCCGTGGCGGGGCCGGAGATGATGAGCGGCGTGCGGGCCTCGTCGATGAGGATCGAGTCCACCTCGTCGACGATGGCGAAGTTGTGCCCGCGCTGCACGAGCTCGTCGAGGGACCACGCCATGTTGTCGCGGAGGTAGTCGAACCCGAACTCGTTGTTCGTGCCGTAGGTGATGTCCTTCGCGTACTCCGCGCGGCGCTGGTCCGGCGTCATGTTGGAGAGGATGCACCCGCTGGAGACGCCGAGGAAGCGGAAGACGCGCCCCATGAGCTCGGACTGGTACTCGGCGAGGTAGTCGTTGGTCGTGACAATGTGCACGCCCTTGCCCGAGAGGGCGTTGAGGTACGCCGGGGCGGTGGCGACGAGGGTCTTGCCCTCGCCCGTCTTCATCTCGGCGATGTTGCCGAGGTGGAGCGCCGCGCCGCCCATGAGCTGCACGTCGAAGTGGCGGTGGCCCAGGGTGCGCCGGGCGCCCTCGCGGACCGTCGCGAAGGCCTCGATGAGGAGGTCGTCCAGGGACTCGCCGGCGGCATAGCGGCTCCGGAAGTCGTCCGTGCACGCGCGCAGCTCGTCGTCGCTCATGGCGCGGTAGGAGTCCTCGACGCCGTTGATCGCCTCGACGAGGTCCCGCAGCTTCTTGAGGGTGCGGCCATCGCCGACCCGCAGCGCGCGTTCAAAGAGTGTTGCCACGGTGAATTGCTCCCTAGAGTCATGGTGAACGAGCCCGTGCGGCGGGCTGTCGGCACCGCGCGCACGCGCATCGAAGTTCAGTCTACGTGTGATGATTCTGCGGTCAGAAGCCCGGGCCCCGTTGCCAGCGTGGCGGGCATCTGCGTCCGATCCGCGCCGAGCCAGTCCCCCAGCCTCTCCGCGGCGGCGGTGAGGCGCGGGAGCGTTTCGCTGTCCGCAGACTCCTCCGGGTAGTACGCCTGCACCCGCAGGACGGACGCGGCCCGGTCGAGCCGGACGTCGGCCCGCGCGGTGAGCCTGTCCCCCTGGAGGAACGGCATGACGAAGTATCCGTACCGGCGCCGCGCGGCCGGCACGTAGAACTCGAGCGCGTACTCCATGCCCCACAGCTCGGCGAGCCGCCTCCGGTCGAACACCAGCGGGTCGAACGGCGTCAGGAGCGCGTCCACGCCCCGCCCCCTCATGGGCTTGCCGTTCGGGTCAGCCCACCACTCGGTCTTCTGCCCCTCCACGCGACGGCGGACGGCCTGGCCCGCGGCCTCCAGAGCGCGCAGCGCCGTCGTCGTCTCCCGTGCGGGCACGCGGTAGTAGTCCGCGATGGACGAGGCGCTGGCGATCCCCAGCGCCCTGAGCGCGCGGGCGGTCAGCGTCCGGACCGCGTCCTCGCGGGAGGGCACGACGACGTCCGGGCCCACCATGCGCGCCGCCGGCACGTAGAGGCGCTCGAACTGGGCGTTGCGCCCCGCCGAGAGCACGCGCCCCGACTCGAAGAGGTCCCCGAGTGCATGCTTGAGCGGGGCCCAGTTCCATCCCCAGTGCCCGCGCTCGCGCCGGGCCTGAACGTCGAGCGCGGCGGCAAGGTCTCGCGAGGACATCGGCGCCGAGGACGACTCGAGGGCCTTGAGGATATGGGGGACGAGGGCGTCGCGCTCCTCCGGGGAGTCGCTGGCCGAGACCCACGCGCGCTGCTGGACCGCCCTGAGCGCCGGGTAGAGGGCGCGCGGGACGATGCTCGCCTCGTGGGCCCAGTACTCGAGCGCCGGTGACGAGGGGCGGGTGTGGAGGCGCTCGAGGACGGCCGGGTCGTAGGCGCCGAGCCGGGCGAAATGGGGCAGCACGTGAGAGCGGGCCACCGTGGACACCGAGTCGATCTGGAGCAGGCCGAGGGATTCGAAGACGTCCCCCACCCGGCGATTCGCCGCGGCCGCGTGCGCGGGCGGCCTGCCGGGGAAGGCCTGGGCCCCGAGCTGGAGGCGCCGGGCCTCGCGCAGGGTCATGCTCTCGGCGCGAGGCGCGGCGTCGGTCATGGGCTCTCTCTTTCGGTGTGCACGGGCTGGGGCGCCCACGTGGGGCCTCGGGGCGTGGGGCCGCCCCGGGGCCGTTGCGTTCACGTCCCCGGGGCGGGTGGAGCAGCCTAGCCTGCGCGGTACTCGCGCATTTCGCTGACGCTGCCGGACTCGACCGCGTCGTCGAGCGCGATGACGCCGTACGTCATGCCCGCGCGGCGGTAGACGACGCTGTCCCGCCCCGTCTCCGCGTCCCGGAAGACGTAGAAGTCGTGGCCCACGAGCTCCATGGCGTCGACGGCGTCGTCGAGGCCCATCGGGACGGCTGGAAAGAGCTTGCGGCGGATGAGGACGGGCGCGGAGTCTCCGCGGGCGTCCTGCGAGCCCGCCTCCGGGGCAACCTGCTCCGCGAGGGGGCGTCCGGTCTCCGCAGGGTCGAGCCCGGCGGTCTTGTCGTGCACGGCGGGCGGGGTGTGCCGACCGTGGTGGACCTTGCGGCGGTCGTGGGCTCGGCGCAGGCGCTCGAGCAGCTTGGCGTAGGCGAGGTCGAACGCGGCCATCTTGTCCCCCGCCCGAGCCTCGGAGCGGATGACGGGGCCGCGCCCCACGACGGTGAGCTCGACGGTCATCGAGTCCGGGGCCGACGTGGAGCGGCCTTCCTGGGTGACCTTGGCCTCGAGGCGCTGCGGTTTGTCCGCAAGCGTCTCGATCTTCTCGCTCTTCTCGTTCACGTACTCGCGGAAACGATCCGAGACGGTGACTCCACGGCCGGAAATCTGGAATTCCATGCTTCCTCCAGGTCTTTCGTATGCTGCGGGGGACCCGGATCGGAGCCGGACCCCCGATGAGCTCCGTGTGGCGAAGCCCATACTCCACCCTAGGCCCCCTCACCTGAAATTTCACCCATCCTTTCCCAGCGGTTCACCCAGAGTGCCCTCCCCAGCCCTCCCCGTGGGGCGGGCCGCGAGGGCGACGGCCCCCGCGACGGCGGGCGCGCCCGCGGCGAGGAGGACCTTCATGACGGCCCCGAGCGTGGCGCCCGTCGTCAGGACGTCGTCCACGACGACGACCCGCCCGCACCGCGGAAGCACTGCGCCGGCGCGCGGGCCCGGGCGGAAGGCCCGCGCGAGCCTCTCGCCGCGCTGCCGGGCACCGAGCCCTTTCTGGCCGCCTCGGGCCGCCGGCCTCCACGCGGCTCGGCGCCGGACGAGGCCGCGCTCGCCGGCCCCGCCCGCCCCGGCCAGGAGCCGTTCGACCGGGTCATACCCGCGTGTCAGGCAACTGCGCCACGAGGGCGGGACGCGGACGAGGACGTCCCGCTCCCCCAGGTCCAGTGCCGCGACCGCCGCGCCCAGGTGCGAGGCCAGGACGTCCGAGACGGCGGTGACGCCCCGCCCCTTGAAGGCCAGCATGAGCTCGCTCCGCAGGCCGGTGTACTCCCCTCCCGCCCACACGGGCCACGGCTCGCCGCTCGGCCCCAGCGGCAGGGCCGAAGCCCGCTCCGAGGCCTCGAACGGGCGGGGCACGAGCTCCTCTGCGCGGGCGGCGCGGCACCGCGCGCACAGGGGGCCTCCGCCGCTGCCGCACGCGAGACACGGGGACGGGACAAACGCCTCGAAGGCGTCTCCGCACGCGTCCAGAAGCAGTCCCATGCCTCGATCATGCACGGCGCGGCCGCCCCGCGCGCCGGGTCCGGCTCAAACGTGGACAACTCTCTTTCGGCCCCCACCCCGCGCCGCGGCGGGCCGAGAGGTGAACACCTCCCGGGGCACCCGGGGCGTCCGAGGCCCTGCCCGTCCGTTAGCCCTGGTGGTTGAGCCCGGAGAGGTACACCGCGGAGTTGTACCAGGCGCTCCCCACCCGGTAATAGGCCTGCCCGTTGGCCACGAGGTAGATGTCGTCCGGGGACTGGCCCACCGAGACGGCGGTGATTCCGGCGAGCGCGCCCAGTTCGTCGTCGACCCCTGCGGGGCCCACGATGACGGGGGCCGCCGGGGACTTCGAGCCCAGGCGCACGAGGACGAGGCGCCGGTCGTCAAGCCACTTCGCCGTCGTATAGGTGCCCGTGCCGATCTCCCGCTCGAGACCCTTCGTCAGGGACTGGGGCACGCTGTCGTCGCCCCGCACGACCGCAGACTCGAAGAGGTGAGTGCGGCCGTCCTTCGCGGCGACGATCGCCACGCGCACGCCGTCCCTCGCAGCCTGGAACCCGGTCACGGTGTACCCCGCGAGCCAGTCGGCCTTCACCGTCACGGCGCTCTCGGACTCGCCCCCGGCCGGCACGGCCCGCACTTGCTGCGCTGCGTCCCTGCTCGGCGTCACGACCGTCCACAGCCATCCGGAGGCATCGAAGGACGGCGCCGTCAGAGCGGACCCCGTGACCGCGAGGACCACGTCCTTGCCGGGCACCGCCGTGAGCAGCTGGGAGCCCGATGCGTTGAGGAACGCGAACTGCTTCTTCGCCGGGGAGACTGCCGGCATGCGCGGCGCGTAGGACACCGTGGACGGCAGCCCCGCCACGGGCTGAATGCTGTTGTTGCTGAACCACGTGAGCTGGTCCTTGACCACGGCGACCTGCGCGGCGTCGACATCCGGATTCGCCGAGACCCGAATGAAGCCGTCCGCCATGGACGGCAGCTCCGAGACCACGCGCGAGTCCGTCTTGATCTGCACCGAGTCCACGCCGCGCATCGAGGCGAACGCGAGCTCGAGCTGCTGCTTGAGCTGGAGGCGCTGGAGGGGCTTCAGGCCATTCCAGTAGCTGAGGGCCAGGTCCACCTGGGCCGTTCCGTTCTCGACGACGACGGCCGGGTTCGCGAGCCGCGC from Falsarthrobacter nasiphocae includes the following:
- the secA gene encoding preprotein translocase subunit SecA, which translates into the protein MATLFERALRVGDGRTLKKLRDLVEAINGVEDSYRAMSDDELRACTDDFRSRYAAGESLDDLLIEAFATVREGARRTLGHRHFDVQLMGGAALHLGNIAEMKTGEGKTLVATAPAYLNALSGKGVHIVTTNDYLAEYQSELMGRVFRFLGVSSGCILSNMTPDQRRAEYAKDITYGTNNEFGFDYLRDNMAWSLDELVQRGHNFAIVDEVDSILIDEARTPLIISGPATGNVNRWYKEFARIAEGLTSGTDYEWDEKKRTVSVLEPGIDKVEDRLGIENLYETDNTPLIGYLNNAIKAKELFHRDKDYVVSEGEVRIVDEHTGRILAGRRYNEGVHQAIEAKEGVEIQAENQTLATVTLQNYFRMYTKLAGMTGTAETEAGEFMSTYKLGVVAIETNKPLARQDKNDLIYKNQKAKFLAVVEDIAERHEKGQPVLVGTTSVEKSEALSMLLRKRGIRHEVLNAKNHAREAAIVAQAGRKGAVTVATNMAGRGTDIMLGGNAEFNAVAEMEARGLDPERDAEAYEAAWPAVLEAAEKAVQAEREEVRKLGGLYVLGTERHESRRIDNQLRGRAGRQGDPGESRFYLSMSDDLMRLFNSGAAERLMSSGSFPDDQAIENKFVSRAIESAQRAVEGRNAEQRKNVLKYDDVLNRQRESIYADRRRVLEGTDLQAKTQEFLEDSVSSLVKAATVDGAAENWDLEGLWRDLKQIYPVSLSIGEIEAEAGSRRRVTRELLLTELLSDARIAYRDREEQFGSEQMRDLERRAVLTVLGQKWQEHLYEMDYVKEGIGLRAMAQRDPLVEYQREGYELFQSMAAAIREESVALIFSVEPERTTTAPAPTGLPGVRDARAVLTPEAMRRAGIEDPDEPKHVELTSANEQGEVQTVEDDVVHHVSTSGDRDQAQGPAAESEPMRSGGRRRAARGKSADESSGAPEQGASASPTSGGSTSQKKQRGRSRRGKR
- a CDS encoding winged helix-turn-helix domain-containing protein; translated protein: MTDAAPRAESMTLREARRLQLGAQAFPGRPPAHAAAANRRVGDVFESLGLLQIDSVSTVARSHVLPHFARLGAYDPAVLERLHTRPSSPALEYWAHEASIVPRALYPALRAVQQRAWVSASDSPEERDALVPHILKALESSSAPMSSRDLAAALDVQARRERGHWGWNWAPLKHALGDLFESGRVLSAGRNAQFERLYVPAARMVGPDVVVPSREDAVRTLTARALRALGIASASSIADYYRVPARETTTALRALEAAGQAVRRRVEGQKTEWWADPNGKPMRGRGVDALLTPFDPLVFDRRRLAELWGMEYALEFYVPAARRRYGYFVMPFLQGDRLTARADVRLDRAASVLRVQAYYPEESADSETLPRLTAAAERLGDWLGADRTQMPATLATGPGLLTAESSHVD
- the hpf gene encoding ribosome hibernation-promoting factor, HPF/YfiA family, which encodes MEFQISGRGVTVSDRFREYVNEKSEKIETLADKPQRLEAKVTQEGRSTSAPDSMTVELTVVGRGPVIRSEARAGDKMAAFDLAYAKLLERLRRAHDRRKVHHGRHTPPAVHDKTAGLDPAETGRPLAEQVAPEAGSQDARGDSAPVLIRRKLFPAVPMGLDDAVDAMELVGHDFYVFRDAETGRDSVVYRRAGMTYGVIALDDAVESGSVSEMREYRAG
- a CDS encoding ComF family protein, yielding MGLLLDACGDAFEAFVPSPCLACGSGGGPLCARCRAARAEELVPRPFEASERASALPLGPSGEPWPVWAGGEYTGLRSELMLAFKGRGVTAVSDVLASHLGAAVAALDLGERDVLVRVPPSWRSCLTRGYDPVERLLAGAGGAGERGLVRRRAAWRPAARGGQKGLGARQRGERLARAFRPGPRAGAVLPRCGRVVVVDDVLTTGATLGAVMKVLLAAGAPAVAGAVALAARPTGRAGEGTLGEPLGKDG
- a CDS encoding LpqB family beta-propeller domain-containing protein, with amino-acid sequence MRLLSRAGKRVTAALLVALVASGCARIPTSSPVREIPATSTGGDSDVQYRLSSPEPGAKPRDIVEGFLDAHKGSQEGFDHAREYLTTARRAVWKPATTVTLYEEYPDVKSTKDPSVFEITYRPVAEIDENGLRTSLAGAKPRTERIKIATEGGENRIDSAPDGILLSTSDARHLVDQRTLYFYSPDFAHAVPDARWFLKSPSEATSIVNALMTGPSPHLKGAVATALGDHARLANPAVVVENGTAQVDLALSYWNGLKPLQRLQLKQQLELAFASMRGVDSVQIKTDSRVVSELPSMADGFIRVSANPDVDAAQVAVVKDQLTWFSNNSIQPVAGLPSTVSYAPRMPAVSPAKKQFAFLNASGSQLLTAVPGKDVVLAVTGSALTAPSFDASGWLWTVVTPSRDAAQQVRAVPAGGESESAVTVKADWLAGYTVTGFQAARDGVRVAIVAAKDGRTHLFESAVVRGDDSVPQSLTKGLEREIGTGTYTTAKWLDDRRLVLVRLGSKSPAAPVIVGPAGVDDELGALAGITAVSVGQSPDDIYLVANGQAYYRVGSAWYNSAVYLSGLNHQG